Proteins from a single region of Streptomyces vinaceus:
- a CDS encoding alpha/beta fold hydrolase: MAKHRLHRFSAAAAAGLVCLAAFGGTPGSAAARFEPGPCPKTPEPIEALSTARCGYLQVPENRSRPGGRTIELAVAVIPAVKPAKPPRDPVVFMAGGPGADTFDDIPFLVASGLNKERDLIVMAQRGNLYDRPNLACPEVDRFNARAVGLGYDAQRAKQIMLKAVTDCRARLVAQGIDLDAYNSTENAADFADLRTALHLPRWNVYGYSYGTNLALTYLRLHPEGIRAVAIDSVAPSQFVTLPWTWGSTAEGIRTIFAACAAQPACKDRYPDLPGMLTEQVRKLEAHPLTLDVTPQGGGKPVKTVLDGGALLNLIVAFTPRPKDLPAALDELSRGNPQRFAQARAAGSVQKVGEFAHGLTNSIACAEWAPGYSESDVLKAGRKAYPAWPDTVLAQAPQLPFQYPVCGVWNVADRAEVQRVATVSAVPALVVSGTFDVKTGASWAKGVARNLSRSTSVVVPGIGHWVVPQSPCAQRVLASFFARPTAPDTSCVAGLEPAPFTIVPK; this comes from the coding sequence ATGGCGAAGCACCGTTTGCACCGTTTCAGCGCGGCGGCCGCCGCCGGCCTGGTCTGTCTCGCGGCGTTCGGCGGGACACCGGGCAGCGCCGCGGCGCGGTTCGAGCCCGGCCCCTGCCCCAAGACGCCCGAGCCGATCGAGGCGCTGAGCACGGCACGGTGCGGCTACCTCCAGGTCCCCGAGAACCGCTCCCGCCCGGGCGGCAGGACCATCGAGCTCGCGGTGGCGGTCATCCCCGCGGTCAAGCCCGCGAAGCCCCCGCGGGACCCCGTGGTGTTCATGGCCGGCGGCCCCGGAGCCGACACCTTCGACGACATCCCGTTCCTCGTCGCATCCGGCCTGAACAAGGAGCGCGACCTGATCGTCATGGCCCAGCGCGGCAACCTCTACGACCGGCCGAACCTGGCCTGCCCGGAGGTCGACCGGTTCAACGCGCGGGCCGTGGGCCTGGGCTACGACGCACAGCGGGCGAAGCAGATCATGCTGAAGGCGGTGACCGACTGCCGGGCCCGCCTCGTGGCCCAGGGCATCGACCTGGACGCCTACAACAGCACCGAGAACGCCGCCGACTTCGCCGATCTGCGCACGGCGCTGCACCTCCCCCGCTGGAACGTGTACGGCTACTCCTACGGCACCAACCTGGCCCTCACGTACCTGCGCCTGCACCCCGAGGGAATCCGCGCGGTCGCGATCGACTCGGTCGCCCCCTCCCAGTTCGTGACCCTGCCGTGGACGTGGGGGAGCACCGCCGAGGGCATCCGCACCATCTTCGCGGCCTGCGCCGCGCAGCCCGCCTGCAAGGACCGCTACCCGGACCTCCCCGGCATGCTGACGGAGCAGGTGCGCAAACTGGAGGCGCACCCGCTGACCCTGGACGTGACCCCGCAGGGCGGCGGGAAGCCGGTCAAGACGGTCCTCGACGGGGGCGCCCTGCTGAACCTGATCGTCGCCTTCACCCCCCGGCCCAAGGACCTTCCGGCCGCCCTCGACGAACTCAGCCGCGGAAATCCGCAGCGCTTCGCCCAGGCCCGCGCGGCCGGCTCGGTCCAGAAGGTCGGCGAGTTCGCCCACGGCCTGACGAACTCGATCGCGTGCGCCGAGTGGGCTCCCGGATACTCGGAGTCCGACGTGCTGAAGGCGGGCCGGAAGGCCTACCCGGCATGGCCGGACACGGTCCTGGCCCAGGCCCCGCAGCTGCCCTTCCAGTACCCGGTGTGCGGGGTCTGGAACGTCGCGGACCGCGCGGAGGTCCAGCGCGTGGCCACGGTCAGCGCGGTGCCGGCCCTCGTCGTCTCCGGGACGTTCGACGTCAAGACCGGGGCGAGCTGGGCGAAGGGCGTGGCCCGCAACCTGTCCCGCTCGACCTCCGTCGTGGTCCCCGGAATCGGCCACTGGGTGGTCCCGCAGTCGCCGTGCGCGCAGCGCGTGCTGGCCTCGTTCTTCGCCCGTCCGACCGCTCCCGACACCTCGTGCGTGGCGGGTCTTGAGCCCGCACCGTTCACGATCGTCCCGAAATGA
- a CDS encoding glycoside hydrolase family 71 protein encodes MSSHRRRRPGLRSRPLLTLLAAAFLLAGACAAAGLAWNPFTADARQGAASAPVIGTPWAAGPGTGTGSPSPGAGEGAPTAPGPSPGGTVRGAGDPGDSGSGRSPGALPFDLPGPAALRTGEAGRKLVFAHYFTPYPLSLDNESADADYYARNYLNPAGENGKHERYGGLLRDRPLPVPPKPGNWERANLEQEVRTARAAGLDGFTLDMLSLSGPNRDRAQLLMEAAHAVDPAFKIMLMPDMTSLNTDDPGVLADAVAALGKTPAAHRLGDGRLVVSPFKAEAKSVAWWTQVLDLLRTRHGIRTAFVPTFLDYDANSARFAPISHGFSEWGSRSYVGQESATRDVQRAHGMGKIWMQPVSVQDARPNQGVYDEAGNTATLRSTWTHAIDDGADWVQLTTWNDYSEGSQFAPSLHNGYTYLDLSSYYLTKFKTGSWPKIVRDTLYVCARTQFASADPTGPQSLVMSLRKGSAAPRDTVEVLSFLTAPATVRTQVGGARDAHEAPAGIHSELLPLRPGTSSAAVVRGGKAGTEVELPYAADRTVQVQDLQYYAVTSGRD; translated from the coding sequence ATGAGTTCACACCGACGCCGCCGTCCGGGCTTGCGGAGCCGGCCGCTGCTGACCCTCCTGGCCGCCGCCTTCCTGCTCGCCGGCGCCTGCGCCGCCGCGGGCCTCGCCTGGAACCCGTTCACGGCCGACGCCCGCCAGGGCGCCGCGTCCGCCCCCGTCATCGGCACGCCCTGGGCCGCCGGGCCCGGCACGGGTACGGGAAGCCCGTCGCCCGGCGCCGGCGAAGGGGCCCCGACCGCACCCGGCCCGAGCCCGGGCGGTACCGTCCGGGGCGCGGGCGACCCGGGGGACTCCGGCTCGGGCCGGTCCCCCGGAGCCCTGCCGTTCGACCTGCCCGGGCCGGCCGCCCTGCGCACCGGCGAAGCGGGCAGGAAGCTGGTGTTCGCGCACTACTTCACCCCGTACCCCCTCTCGCTGGACAACGAGAGCGCCGACGCCGACTACTACGCCCGCAACTACCTGAACCCGGCCGGGGAGAACGGCAAGCACGAGCGGTACGGCGGCCTGCTGCGCGACCGGCCGCTGCCCGTCCCGCCCAAGCCCGGAAACTGGGAACGCGCCAACCTGGAGCAGGAGGTGCGCACCGCCCGCGCCGCGGGCCTGGACGGGTTCACCCTCGACATGCTCTCCCTGTCGGGGCCGAACCGGGACCGCGCCCAGCTCCTGATGGAGGCCGCCCACGCCGTCGACCCCGCCTTCAAGATCATGCTGATGCCGGACATGACCTCCCTGAACACCGACGACCCCGGTGTGCTCGCCGACGCCGTCGCGGCCCTGGGCAAGACCCCGGCCGCGCACCGCCTCGGCGACGGCCGGCTGGTCGTCTCCCCGTTCAAGGCCGAGGCGAAGAGCGTCGCCTGGTGGACGCAGGTCCTCGACCTCCTCAGGACCCGGCACGGGATCCGCACCGCCTTCGTCCCGACGTTCCTCGACTACGACGCCAACAGCGCGCGGTTCGCGCCGATCAGCCACGGCTTCTCCGAGTGGGGCAGCCGCAGTTACGTCGGCCAGGAGAGCGCCACCCGCGACGTACAGCGGGCCCATGGCATGGGCAAGATCTGGATGCAGCCCGTCTCGGTCCAGGACGCCCGCCCCAACCAGGGCGTCTACGACGAGGCCGGCAACACCGCCACCCTGCGCTCCACCTGGACGCACGCCATCGACGACGGCGCCGACTGGGTGCAGCTCACCACGTGGAACGACTACTCGGAGGGCAGCCAGTTCGCGCCCTCGCTGCACAACGGGTACACCTACCTGGACCTCTCCTCGTACTACCTGACCAAGTTCAAGACGGGCAGCTGGCCGAAGATCGTCCGCGACACGCTCTACGTCTGCGCCCGCACCCAGTTCGCCTCCGCCGATCCCACCGGGCCCCAGTCGCTGGTGATGTCCCTGCGCAAGGGCAGCGCCGCGCCCCGCGACACCGTGGAGGTGCTCAGCTTCCTCACGGCCCCGGCGACGGTCCGCACCCAGGTCGGCGGGGCCCGGGACGCGCACGAGGCCCCGGCCGGCATCCACTCCGAACTGCTCCCGCTGCGCCCGGGCACCAGCTCGGCGGCGGTGGTACGCGGCGGGAAGGCCGGCACGGAGGTGGAACTTCCCTACGCGGCGGACCGTACGGTGCAGGTCCAAGACCTCCAGTACTACGCCGTCACCAGCGGGCGGGACTAG
- a CDS encoding family 2B encapsulin nanocompartment shell protein yields MTTPEATTPEDGAAARQAALSTAAARNLATTTKSVPQMQGISSRWLTRVLPWVDVSAGTYRVNRRLSHAVGRGRVSFVQSGADDVRILAPTLGELPTLKGFPDPEVFEDLAARFVPRDLRAGDTLVEEGAPVEEVFVIAHGRLEKRALGKYGATEVLGVVADGDQLGDDALGRPEPRWGYTVRAATAGTVMVLRWRAFQEVLERSAALRAHLERYVDNGRRPVNRRGEADIELASGHAGEALLPGTFVDYDLRPREYELSLAQTVLQIHTRVADLYNDPMNQFEQQLRLTVEALRERQEWELVNNREFGLLHNAAYDQRVNTWSGPPTPDDLDELVTMRRGTKVLLAHPKAIAAFFRECNKRGLVPDTAEVQGKSVPAWRGIPLLPCGKIPVVGGHTSSILALRTGEEQEGVIGLRPSAIPEEYEPGLNVRYMGIDQRSIMSYLVSVYYSAAVLVPDALGILENVDIAAPRT; encoded by the coding sequence ATGACCACCCCCGAAGCCACCACCCCCGAGGACGGGGCCGCGGCCCGGCAGGCCGCCCTCAGCACCGCGGCCGCCCGCAATCTCGCGACCACCACCAAGTCCGTCCCGCAGATGCAGGGCATCAGCTCCCGCTGGCTGACCCGCGTCCTGCCCTGGGTCGACGTCAGCGCCGGCACCTACCGCGTCAACCGGCGCCTGAGCCACGCCGTGGGCCGGGGCAGGGTCTCCTTCGTCCAGAGCGGCGCCGACGACGTGCGGATCCTCGCGCCCACCCTCGGCGAACTCCCCACCCTCAAGGGCTTCCCGGACCCGGAGGTCTTCGAGGACCTCGCCGCGCGCTTCGTCCCACGCGACCTGCGCGCAGGCGACACCCTGGTCGAGGAGGGCGCGCCCGTGGAGGAGGTGTTCGTCATCGCCCACGGCCGCCTGGAGAAGCGGGCCCTGGGCAAGTACGGGGCGACGGAAGTCCTCGGCGTCGTCGCCGACGGGGACCAGCTGGGCGACGACGCCCTCGGCCGCCCCGAACCGCGCTGGGGCTACACCGTACGGGCCGCCACCGCCGGCACCGTGATGGTGCTGCGCTGGCGCGCCTTCCAGGAGGTCCTGGAGCGCTCCGCGGCCCTGCGCGCGCACCTGGAACGGTACGTGGACAACGGCCGCCGCCCCGTCAACCGGCGCGGCGAGGCCGACATCGAGCTCGCCTCCGGCCACGCCGGCGAAGCGCTGCTGCCCGGCACCTTCGTCGACTACGACCTCCGCCCGCGCGAGTACGAACTCTCCCTCGCCCAGACCGTCCTGCAGATCCACACCCGCGTCGCCGACCTGTACAACGACCCCATGAACCAGTTCGAGCAGCAACTACGGCTCACCGTCGAGGCATTGCGCGAACGCCAGGAGTGGGAGCTGGTCAACAACCGGGAGTTCGGGCTGCTCCACAACGCCGCGTACGACCAGCGCGTCAACACCTGGTCCGGGCCCCCGACCCCCGACGACCTCGACGAACTGGTCACCATGCGCCGCGGTACGAAGGTGCTGCTCGCCCACCCCAAGGCCATCGCCGCCTTCTTCCGCGAATGCAACAAGCGCGGCCTCGTGCCCGACACCGCCGAGGTGCAGGGGAAGTCCGTGCCCGCCTGGCGCGGGATCCCACTGCTGCCCTGCGGCAAGATCCCGGTCGTCGGCGGCCACACCAGCTCGATCCTCGCGCTGCGCACCGGGGAGGAGCAGGAGGGGGTCATCGGCCTGCGCCCGAGCGCGATCCCCGAGGAGTACGAACCCGGCCTGAACGTCCGCTACATGGGGATCGACCAGCGCTCGATCATGTCGTACCTGGTCAGCGTCTACTACTCGGCGGCCGTCCTGGTCCCCGACGCCCTCGGGATCCTGGAGAACGTGGACATCGCGGCGCCGCGCACCTGA
- a CDS encoding family 2 encapsulin nanocompartment cargo protein terpene cyclase: protein MSLPSAAPVPSRAALLARLRGGPGGPGTSTLRIRPAPPPAAPPPAAPPPPAPAAGPAPGPVSVRAPAPAPAVPELYCPPPQRDDPALAEVVEDRLLAWAEQTGIYAGRPADVRALSLGRYTMLTYAHVEDPDRLLAPAKCTLAQWATDDYYCDDESAGAVPLRIATHLSQALAAIDPAHLPAAYAPLLERAMCADPVLVALRSSTEHLSRYATGSQLTRYRHEMAALFSGYTAEAGWRVAGRTPPVWEFLAVRQDNSFIPAMVMLDPAGGYELPVEAYADPRVRGAVLKAASASVIVNDLYSMHREDESAAVNYNLPALIEAEEGCSRAEAVRRSADLHDELVHAFEEESALLAAAGFPPLVRFLADVWAWLGGNLEWHRTTARYHPAGRAPAPDGTPTHGGIPA, encoded by the coding sequence ATGTCCCTTCCCTCGGCCGCTCCCGTTCCCTCCCGTGCGGCGCTGCTGGCCCGGCTGCGCGGGGGGCCGGGCGGACCCGGCACCAGCACCCTGCGCATCCGGCCCGCCCCGCCGCCCGCCGCCCCGCCGCCGGCCGCCCCGCCGCCGCCGGCCCCGGCTGCCGGTCCGGCCCCCGGTCCGGTCTCCGTACGGGCCCCCGCCCCGGCGCCCGCCGTCCCCGAGCTGTACTGCCCGCCCCCGCAGCGCGACGATCCGGCCCTCGCGGAGGTGGTCGAGGACCGGCTCCTCGCCTGGGCCGAGCAGACCGGGATCTACGCAGGCCGCCCGGCCGACGTACGGGCCCTGTCGCTCGGCCGCTACACCATGCTCACGTACGCCCACGTCGAGGACCCGGACCGGCTGCTCGCGCCCGCCAAGTGCACCCTCGCCCAGTGGGCCACCGACGACTACTACTGCGACGACGAGAGCGCCGGCGCCGTCCCCCTGCGGATCGCCACCCACCTGTCCCAGGCCCTGGCCGCCATCGACCCGGCCCACCTCCCCGCCGCCTACGCGCCCCTGCTGGAGCGGGCCATGTGCGCCGACCCGGTCCTCGTCGCGCTGCGCTCCAGCACCGAGCACCTCTCCCGGTACGCCACCGGCTCCCAGCTCACCCGCTACCGGCACGAGATGGCCGCGCTGTTCTCCGGCTACACCGCCGAGGCGGGCTGGCGGGTCGCCGGACGCACCCCGCCCGTCTGGGAGTTCCTCGCCGTCCGCCAGGACAACAGCTTCATCCCGGCCATGGTGATGCTCGACCCGGCGGGCGGCTACGAGCTCCCGGTCGAGGCGTACGCCGACCCGCGCGTGCGGGGCGCGGTCCTCAAGGCCGCCTCCGCCAGCGTCATCGTCAACGACCTCTACTCCATGCACCGCGAGGACGAGAGCGCCGCCGTCAACTACAACCTGCCCGCCCTGATCGAGGCCGAGGAAGGCTGCTCGCGCGCCGAGGCCGTGCGCCGCTCGGCCGACCTCCACGACGAGCTCGTCCACGCCTTCGAAGAGGAGTCGGCCCTCCTCGCCGCGGCCGGGTTCCCGCCGCTGGTCCGCTTCCTGGCCGACGTATGGGCCTGGCTCGGCGGAAACCTCGAATGGCACCGCACCACCGCCCGCTACCACCCGGCGGGGCGGGCCCCGGCCCCGGACGGCACCCCGACGCACGGAGGGATCCCGGCATGA
- a CDS encoding family 2B encapsulin nanocompartment shell protein, producing MPVDPTTEDSAAAQQSRSSRQSLSTDAARNLATTTKSAPQMQGISSRWLLRILPWVQTSGGTYRVNRTVSYTLGDGRISFVKTGSELRVIPPMLRELGMLRHFPDDAVVKSIADRFVKEEFRKGDVIVRRGEPVDKIYLIAHGRIERLGESAYGEEASLGVLSDGDHFGHHPLPDARWEFTARAQTDVVTMTYNRGNWDEALTRSPALRRHAEAYLEAERVGRKGSEAVDVSAGHTGEVMLPGTYVDYDLSPREYELSVAQTVLRVHTRVADLYNQPMNQSEQQLRLTIEALKERQESELVNHPEFGLLHNAEYEQRIYARTGPPTPDDLDDLLSRRRGSQYFLAHPRTIAAFGRECSRRGLYPASVEFQGHMMPAWRGVPLLPCNKIPITKERTSSILVMRTGEDNEGVIGLHQPGLPDEYQPGLSVRFMGINEQAIVSYLVTAYYSAAILVPDAVGVLENVEISRFED from the coding sequence ATGCCTGTCGACCCGACGACCGAAGACAGCGCCGCCGCACAGCAGAGCCGCTCCTCCCGCCAGAGCCTCAGCACCGACGCGGCGCGGAACCTGGCGACGACCACCAAGTCCGCCCCGCAGATGCAGGGCATCAGCTCCCGCTGGCTGCTGAGGATCCTGCCGTGGGTCCAGACCAGCGGCGGCACGTACCGGGTCAACCGCACGGTCAGCTACACCCTCGGCGACGGGCGCATCAGCTTCGTCAAGACCGGCTCCGAACTGCGGGTCATCCCGCCCATGCTGCGCGAACTCGGTATGCTGCGGCACTTCCCCGACGACGCGGTCGTCAAGTCGATCGCGGACCGGTTCGTCAAGGAGGAGTTCCGCAAGGGCGACGTGATCGTCCGCCGCGGCGAGCCCGTGGACAAGATCTACCTGATCGCCCACGGCCGCATCGAGCGGCTCGGCGAGAGCGCGTACGGTGAGGAGGCGAGCCTCGGCGTCCTCAGCGACGGCGACCACTTCGGCCACCACCCGCTGCCCGACGCCCGCTGGGAGTTCACCGCCCGGGCCCAGACCGACGTGGTGACCATGACGTACAACCGCGGCAACTGGGACGAGGCCCTGACCCGCTCCCCCGCCCTGCGCCGGCACGCCGAGGCCTATCTGGAGGCGGAGCGGGTCGGCCGCAAGGGCAGCGAGGCCGTGGACGTGTCGGCCGGCCACACCGGCGAGGTCATGCTGCCCGGCACCTACGTCGACTACGACCTGAGCCCCCGCGAGTACGAACTGAGCGTCGCCCAGACCGTGCTGCGCGTGCACACCCGCGTGGCCGACCTCTACAACCAGCCGATGAACCAGTCGGAACAGCAGCTGCGCCTGACCATCGAGGCCCTCAAGGAGCGCCAGGAGAGCGAGCTGGTCAACCACCCGGAGTTCGGGCTGCTGCACAACGCCGAGTACGAGCAGCGGATCTACGCCCGCACCGGCCCGCCCACCCCCGACGACCTGGACGACCTGCTCAGCCGGCGGCGCGGCTCCCAGTACTTCCTCGCGCACCCGCGCACGATCGCCGCGTTCGGCCGCGAGTGCAGCCGGCGCGGCCTGTACCCGGCCTCCGTCGAGTTCCAGGGGCACATGATGCCCGCCTGGCGGGGGGTGCCGCTGCTGCCCTGCAACAAGATCCCGATCACGAAGGAGCGGACCAGCTCGATCCTGGTCATGCGCACCGGCGAGGACAACGAAGGGGTGATCGGACTGCACCAGCCGGGCCTGCCGGACGAGTACCAGCCGGGGCTGTCCGTGCGGTTCATGGGCATCAACGAACAGGCGATCGTCTCCTACCTGGTCACCGCCTACTACTCGGCGGCGATCCTGGTTCCCGACGCCGTCGGGGTGCTGGAGAACGTAGAGATCTCCCGCTTCGAGGACTGA
- a CDS encoding terpene synthase family protein, which yields MSSTASTQPFELPEFYVPHPARLNPHLAPARAHALDWARSLGMLEGSGVWDRSDLEAHDYALLCAYTHPECDAATLSLVTDWYVWVFFFDDWFLEVFKRRGDREGGRTALDRLALFMPGSVPPPGGAARAPEPGNPVEAGLADLWARTVPGHSPDWIARFSLSTRNLLVESLWELDNISIGRVANPVEYVEQRRKVGGAPWSAGLVEHAVGAEVPAAVSAERPLRVLRDCFADSVHFRNDLFSYEREVGQEGELSNGVLVLETFFGCTTQEAADQLNRLLTSRLQQFEHTFFAELPPMFVRTGLAPEEVAAVLTYARGLQDWQSGGHEWHLRSSRYMNRRAGLPSGPPGLGGAVCALKALLGTTGGADRRRRHTHVPHPVGPSVIPDFHLPFPTRLNPHLEGARGRLVEWNRAMGMFDEGLWWEEKAVDYDFALCSAGIDPKASAEDLDVSAAWLSWGTYADDLYPLRFGATRDLAGARAQDARLRALMPPEPGAPTPAPVNALERGLADVWLRTITPMAPAGRRMFRAAMDSVLDGWLWEVENQAAHRVPDPVDYLEMRRVTFGSPMTASLARMAHMDVVPEAVYGSAAMQSLEAAAFDYSGLMNDVYSYQKEVEYEGELLNILVVTETFFGCDYRTALGVVGDLMTARMKQFEHVLADEFPAMYRDFALDAAARRALDRYAEELKQWMAAIATWHARTGRYREEDLKRHHARRTGAVVAALPGALPRAPHRAGWA from the coding sequence ATGAGCAGCACCGCAAGCACCCAGCCCTTCGAACTGCCCGAGTTCTACGTCCCGCACCCCGCGCGCCTCAACCCCCACCTGGCCCCCGCCCGCGCCCACGCCCTCGACTGGGCCCGCTCCCTGGGCATGCTGGAGGGCTCCGGCGTCTGGGACCGCTCCGACCTGGAGGCCCACGACTACGCGCTGCTGTGCGCCTACACGCACCCCGAATGCGATGCCGCGACGCTCTCGCTGGTCACCGACTGGTACGTGTGGGTGTTCTTCTTCGACGACTGGTTCCTGGAGGTCTTCAAGCGGCGCGGGGACCGGGAGGGCGGGCGCACGGCGCTGGACCGCCTGGCGCTGTTCATGCCCGGATCCGTGCCCCCGCCGGGCGGGGCGGCGCGGGCCCCCGAGCCCGGGAACCCGGTCGAGGCGGGGCTCGCCGACCTGTGGGCCCGTACCGTCCCCGGCCATTCGCCGGACTGGATCGCCCGCTTCTCGCTCAGCACCCGCAATCTCCTCGTGGAGTCCCTGTGGGAGCTCGACAACATCAGCATCGGCCGGGTCGCCAATCCCGTCGAGTACGTGGAACAGCGCCGCAAGGTGGGCGGCGCGCCCTGGTCGGCGGGGCTCGTCGAGCACGCGGTCGGCGCCGAGGTGCCCGCCGCCGTCTCCGCCGAGCGGCCGCTGCGCGTGCTGCGCGACTGCTTCGCCGACTCGGTGCATTTCCGCAACGACCTGTTCTCGTACGAGCGCGAGGTCGGCCAGGAGGGCGAACTCAGCAACGGGGTGCTGGTGCTGGAGACGTTCTTCGGCTGCACCACCCAGGAGGCCGCCGACCAGCTGAACCGGCTGCTGACCTCGCGGCTCCAGCAGTTCGAGCACACCTTCTTCGCCGAGCTGCCGCCGATGTTCGTACGGACCGGCCTGGCCCCGGAGGAGGTCGCGGCGGTGCTCACGTACGCCCGCGGGCTCCAGGACTGGCAGTCCGGCGGCCACGAGTGGCACCTGCGCTCCAGCCGTTACATGAACCGCCGGGCCGGCCTGCCCTCCGGTCCTCCGGGGCTGGGCGGCGCTGTCTGCGCCCTCAAGGCACTGCTCGGGACCACCGGCGGTGCGGACCGCCGCCGGCGGCACACCCACGTTCCCCACCCGGTGGGACCCTCGGTGATCCCGGACTTCCACCTGCCGTTCCCGACGCGCCTGAACCCGCACCTGGAGGGGGCGCGGGGGCGGCTGGTGGAGTGGAACCGGGCGATGGGGATGTTCGACGAGGGCCTGTGGTGGGAGGAGAAGGCGGTCGACTACGACTTCGCCCTGTGCTCGGCGGGCATCGACCCGAAGGCCTCGGCCGAGGACCTGGACGTCAGCGCGGCCTGGCTGAGCTGGGGCACGTACGCGGACGACCTCTATCCGCTCCGCTTCGGCGCCACCCGCGACCTGGCCGGGGCCAGGGCCCAGGACGCCCGGCTGCGGGCGCTGATGCCGCCGGAGCCGGGGGCGCCCACCCCCGCGCCGGTGAACGCGCTGGAGCGCGGGCTCGCCGACGTGTGGCTGCGCACCATCACCCCGATGGCCCCGGCCGGGCGGCGCATGTTCCGGGCGGCGATGGACTCGGTGCTCGACGGCTGGCTGTGGGAGGTGGAGAACCAGGCGGCCCACCGGGTGCCCGATCCGGTGGACTACCTGGAGATGCGCCGGGTGACCTTCGGCTCGCCGATGACGGCCTCGCTGGCCCGGATGGCGCACATGGACGTCGTACCGGAGGCCGTGTACGGGAGTGCGGCGATGCAGTCGCTGGAGGCGGCCGCCTTCGACTACTCGGGGCTGATGAACGACGTGTACTCGTACCAGAAGGAGGTGGAGTACGAGGGCGAGCTGCTCAACATCCTGGTCGTCACCGAGACCTTCTTCGGCTGCGACTACCGGACGGCGCTCGGGGTCGTGGGCGATCTGATGACCGCGCGGATGAAGCAGTTCGAGCACGTGCTGGCCGACGAGTTCCCCGCCATGTACCGGGACTTCGCCCTGGACGCGGCGGCGCGCCGCGCCCTGGACCGGTACGCGGAGGAGCTCAAGCAGTGGATGGCCGCGATCGCGACCTGGCACGCGCGGACCGGGCGCTACCGGGAGGAGGACCTGAAGCGGCACCACGCGCGGCGGACCGGGGCGGTCGTCGCGGCCTTGCCCGGTGCGCTGCCCCGGGCTCCGCACCGGGCCGGGTGGGCCTGA
- a CDS encoding cation diffusion facilitator family transporter, translated as MLIMGHDHGAPSAAAGTVSGTFRARLLWTIGISATITLIQVVGSLLSGSLALLADAAHSLTDAVGVSLALGAVTLAQRAPTPRRTFGFYRVEIFSAVLNALLLLAIFVWVLYTAIRRFSEPVEVKGGLMLGVAVVGLAANGVGLWLLRDAKEHSLNLRGAYLEVLGDALGSVAVIVGGLVILLTGWEAADPIASIVIGLLIVPRAYGLLREATHVLLEATPQDMDLADVRGHLLEQPGVLAVHDLHAWTVTSGMPVLTAHVVVAEETLRGEEHGKLLARLQACVGEHFDVAHSTLQLEPQGHAEDERALHT; from the coding sequence ATGCTGATCATGGGTCACGACCACGGAGCTCCCTCGGCGGCCGCCGGGACCGTCAGCGGGACGTTCCGAGCCCGCCTGCTCTGGACCATCGGCATCAGCGCCACGATCACCCTGATCCAGGTCGTCGGCTCCCTCCTCTCCGGCAGCCTCGCCCTCCTCGCCGACGCCGCGCACAGCCTCACCGACGCCGTCGGGGTCTCCCTCGCGCTCGGCGCGGTCACCCTCGCCCAGCGCGCCCCGACCCCGCGCCGCACCTTCGGCTTCTACCGGGTCGAGATCTTCTCCGCCGTCCTGAACGCACTGCTCCTCCTCGCGATCTTCGTCTGGGTCCTCTACACCGCGATCCGCCGCTTCAGCGAACCCGTCGAGGTCAAGGGCGGGCTGATGCTGGGCGTGGCCGTCGTGGGCCTGGCCGCCAACGGCGTCGGCCTGTGGCTGCTGCGCGACGCCAAGGAGCACAGCCTCAACCTGCGCGGCGCCTACCTCGAAGTGCTCGGCGACGCCCTCGGCTCCGTCGCCGTCATCGTCGGCGGCCTGGTCATCCTGCTCACCGGGTGGGAGGCCGCCGACCCCATCGCCTCCATCGTCATCGGCCTGCTCATCGTCCCCCGCGCGTACGGACTGCTGCGCGAGGCCACCCACGTCCTGCTGGAGGCCACCCCGCAGGACATGGACCTGGCCGACGTACGCGGGCACCTCCTGGAGCAGCCCGGGGTACTGGCCGTGCACGACCTGCACGCCTGGACGGTCACCTCCGGCATGCCCGTGCTCACCGCCCACGTCGTGGTGGCGGAAGAGACCCTGCGCGGCGAGGAGCACGGCAAGCTGCTCGCCCGGCTCCAGGCCTGCGTCGGCGAGCACTTCGACGTGGCCCACTCCACCCTCCAGCTGGAACCGCAGGGCCACGCCGAGGACGAACGGGCCCTGCACACGTAG